The nucleotide window GTTTGTCTACACAAGGAAATATCAGCAGAAATTTGACAACCAGTACAGCACATGGAATAATGAGGGAGAGGATATAGATGTTTGGAAGATACCACTTGTATGTTGATGGGCTCAGGAACCGTTTTCCACCATAAACCAGCGTGTGTGCAGTGGACAAAATCAGTGTCAGATATCCCAGTTTGGACTAAAGGAGAAAGAcggaaaaaacaaaggaaagaaatgtaggttaaaacagtaaaataaaccAGAACAAATGCAAATTTAAGGACACAGTAAGATTTGTGGCATGAGCAAACTTGGGGACTGgtgaaatgaaactattttATGTAGCATAAAGgctcttattatttttttaaaaaaatcaattaaaatggTTATAGATTAAATAGTTTGGTTTTTTCACCATCAATAACACCTACAATTTTTCCTAGCTCACATGTACTGCCTAGTGGCGGTCATATTTGtgaaaaagctgagaaaatgCTGACATTCAGTAGAgaaattcaagatttttttttttatgctctAGTGCTAATCCATCCAGAAGTATCATACTGTGCAAGTTTTTTGCCTTGATAAAACATTCATTGATAGTAATTTCCCCTTCTCTTGCCTCCCCTCCCCTCtagcccagctcctgcagaggcATGGCAGCTTGCACTAAACTTCCTCCAAATGGAGAGCTGAGATTATGTGTTACCAAGGGCAGCCTGTTTATAGTCACAGCAGTTTTTACAGTCTGCAGAAATTGCAGATTCTCTTTGAGTGCTTGGCATTGAGAAGATTTGAGTTATAAAGTAATTTTCAGATCCATTTTAACTGAATTATCTTGTGAtccaaaaaaattaacacaatAAAATGGCTAAATTATTTTGTGACTTTGTACAATTGTGGAATTTGATGTCGAAGCCagctttctgtttttcatttagGAGCTCACATTTTCCcagctttctctttttaatgCAATAATCCCAGTTGTACCATAAGGAGCCATCAGAGCAATTGTGGGTTTTTAAAGCTGTTTGGCCATgtagatgtttttttttttcactgtgtggTGGTGGATAAGGCATAGATCACATTTGAAGATAATAACAGAGGAAAGCCATAAGTCTCTAGTGAACCTGCCCATGGCCACTGTTGATAAGGGAAGGAGGTTTACTAGGGGAAGGTTTTTTTAGAGATGGTCTTCTTACCTGAACAAATCGAAATTCTCGCCAGTTGACATTGTTGCTGACTGAAGGCAAGGAAGTTATTCCcagaagaacaaataaaaaaaatcctaaaattccCAAAGCCAAATAAGAGTCACTAAGCCAGGCATTAGTGTGGTCGAGTGGTTCTGTTTTATTGTTCATTACCTGAAGAAAAGAAGACCAGGTATGTTTTAGTGATAGCAGTTTTAGCACcaataaggagaaaaaattacCTTACAGGTAAGTAGGAAATAAATGTTATATGTTAACTCAGTGATCATCAGAGATTTACTTTGAATGCCTGCTCAAAAATCAGGAGAGGAATTATACTACATGTAGGTTCCATGTAACTGTAATTGAGGTACATATTTTACTGTTCTGTGGACCTGTTGAAGAGAGATATGTGATCCTTTGTTAAGTAAGATCAGAAAGTCATAGTATATTATATTCTTGAAGGTATATGAAGAAAGAGTGTTTACATTTTCCCTGATTATTTTATGAATATGTCAACTATCTAGGAGGAAGACTGAGGCCAGATATCCCCACAGCTCAACATAGTATCAACAAAACGTAGATATATCAATGTCTAAAAGATACAAAAACTAGGaatattactttattttaaagaacattGGATTTTCAAAAACATGTCCAAATGGATTTCTGAAGCTTCAGGTAGATGGTATTATTTTAACAGGGTCAGAAGAAAGGAAGACTTAGAGCAGGGAACAAAACTCACCTGGGAGATGATTCTTGTGCTGGTTCTCCAACGTACAAAGGAGCGGATTGGAATAACAAGAGTGAACAAAACATGCAGGGAAGCAAATGCCAAGGCTATTAGGCCAAGCTGTTTCCTACACAGCATCCATTTGTCCAGCCAGTCTGGAAAACGGCGGTACTTGGTACCTCTGTATAACTGAATAATTGCAGCAAATATACCAGGCAGATACAccaaggcaagaaggatgaGTGCCATTACAGGGCAGACACGATTTGGAATGGTAATtgcaataaaaaatgaaaagtcaTTCTTTTCATAAATGTAAGTGTAAATTATATCAAGAAGCACACAGTAGAAGAAGAAGAATGCAGTTAAGCCAAGGGACAAAAAGATGGGAAACTTCCACATTGGAAACAGTTGCAGAGGGTAATTTTCTATTTCCTGAGCAGCCAAGAGGGATCCCTTATCTAGTGGAGTGAGACCAAGTGCACGAACAATATTCATGACCATTTGTTTAGCTTCCACATCATCTCCACAGACAAATACCTGCagacaaaaacaaacagaagtttattttttacagatttttgtgattttctcTACTGCCATCCTGCCTGCTTACTGTCAGAGTAAGCACAAGCTTCCTAGCCTGCTTCTTTGCTTACTTGGCTTACTCCTGATCTTAATTAATACAGGCAAAAAAGTACCCTAAAGGTATTTTTggcaaacaagaaaaagaaatttgaacATGATTCTTTACTTTAGGGAAGAAGATTGTTTCAAGTGGCAAAGTTTTATATCTGGAAATAACAATGTATAACAGGCTTAGTATATGTCTTTGAGTAGAAGACTTTTCTGAAGATCTGCAAGTAGTTTGTAAGCACAAGATTTTATAGGGCTAAATTGAAGCAAAATTTTCAATAGCAGTAAGTAAGACcaaaattttcatttgctgCTGTAGTGGTCCATAAATACTCGAGGGAAGTGAGGACAGAGATCTTTAAAACATAATTTGCCCATCACAAAAGTAAATAATAGTTCTTTCCTGGTCTAGTAAAATAGTGAAGAAATCATCATTTCTGTATGTAAGACAATAATCCTTTTGGGACTGGGAGAAAGGGGGCAATTTCTGCCCTTGTTGAGATGGTGAAGATTTATAGAACCTAGGCTTGGAAGCCCTTGGTCTCTAGCCAAAACCATTTATCTGGCAGTGGGGAGCAGAGTTAGCAATGGTTTGAGTAGCTGGATGATTTCATGTCTTGTACAAGAGCACTGTCCTTTGAAGTGACAGAAAACATAATATAATAAACATAATAAAGGATTTGCCTTCAAGTAGTCTGCTGTGTTGCTTCCTTTGgccagctctgtgcctgctggCCTGTGGTTGAGGAGCTGGTTAAAGCAGTTTGCACACACTGCTGTTGTGTTAAATTTAGATAGCGATGATTTAAAAAACTTTAGTAATTTATTCACCTTTCAGCATACTTCTTTTGCCAATACTCATTGACCTATCACATCCCTTGCCtcccttgttttgctttcttcattttattcttGCTGTGAAAATTCCTCTTATCTCATTTCTGTTTAACTTTACAACTCTGATGACCAAATGATGTAACACTCCTGATTTGTCTCTCTTGTAGCTCTGCTatcttttttctcttgcttctgTAGTATTCCTAAACACCTTTCTGAGTTCAGAGGCAAGCTATTTATGATCCCTGTCATGCCATATTAAAAATCCTAAGTAAATTTTAGCTCACATTTTGTTTGAAATGAGAGATTATCATGAAAATACCATCTCAACTCTGCCTAATTCTGCCGTCCCAGGTGTGCTGTGTGTAGCTGAGAGAAGCCATGCGATGTGTGACTCTGTGACAGAGGAAATCCCCGTGCTCAGCCTTACCTGCCGGCTTGCATCCAGCGTGCCCGACTGCAAGGCCCAGGCTGACACGGTGTTAAAGGCTTTCACAACCTtgctgccaggcagcagctgagccaggtgCTCTGCGTTTGACTGGGGATACTGGTTTAATTTCAAGTTGTTGCTTATGTCCACCAAGACTTTTCCATGGAGAACCTCTGCTAGTGGTGTAAGAAAGTTGTAATGCTGCCTCGGGATTGCTATGATGATGATGGCAGCTTTCTGCGCTGCCTCTGCGTGGCCCAGCACCTCTGCATCCTTGGGAATCAGGTTGGATATCTGGGTGCTTCGGCTTCCATACACCACTGGGTAGCCAGACTGAATCATCTTATGCCCCAGAGCTCGTCCAAAATCTCCAGTTCCAAATATGCAGACTGTCTCTCTTTTGTTAGAAGTGTTAGGAGCCAAAGCCATCATGTTGGAAGAATTTTTATTCATCTGTTAAAGAAAAACCAAGTAATTGGAACAAACTAAGCAAAACATCAatctcttgaaaataaaaattgggTGTACAAAATAGATATCTTAGCCTCTTCTTGTCCTTTAATATGATTCCTGCACACTCTTCTGAATACACACTCTCAGAAGATTTAtgcagagattttaaaaaacattctgAATATTCAGTCCTCCATGTCTTACGGCACTCTATTTTCCATCCATTTTATGGATTTTAACATCCATCTGATCTGTTTCAGTTTTCCTCTCTCAAAGAGAAAATAGGAGGAAAAGACACAAGAGCACAGAGAGCAAGGGTAGCACACTTTTCAGAATAATTGCTGCTTATTTATGCTATAGAAAAGCATTGATGTAGAGTCTGTTTCTAATCAGATTATAACCTGGAAGGtctttttcaaaatactttatGAAGGGTTATTATAAAAGGTAGCTATAAACCTATCTGTTGTTCTCAGTATTTCCTCAATGCAAGTAGTCAGTGccaatttgttttattattgttcTTCAATTTCCTGAAGAATGTtccaagaagcatttggacagtgGACTTGAATATTTCAtgttaaaaatagatttttgatatttatttataacaCATAGTAAAATTCTCTTTGAGGTTTTATCTCTCTTCCTTTATCACTGTACCTGGCAACTTCAAAGTCTTTAATGTATTATCCATGCAATAGCAATGTGTTCACTCTATACTTGCAGAGTGAGACCCATGAtacaaacacagaatcacaaagGTCTGTTCCATAGGTCTTGCAGTACGTCCACATGCTGTTCTCCCTTAACAAAAGGTGGACTCAGAGCAGAGCACCTAAGACATCCCACAGGAGACCCTGGTCTCAGGGTCTGTCCATCAAACAGACCTGTCTGACCTCTCTTGGTCTGTCCATCAGTTTAGTACTTAGAGCATCAATTTAATTTGCAGGAGCCTCAGTTCAATTCTTTTGCTGACTCATAGCTAACTGTCCTAATTAGAGCTGTGGGACCAACAGGTTTTACAGTTTGCAGGTGAAATTGTAATGAAAAGAAATGCATGAAATGTTTAGCTATAACCAAAACAACTTCTTTGCTCCTGTTGTTTACAACCCTTTGCTTACACTCTTCTATGAAGTACCATTCAGAATGCTGCAATTTATACATACCGCCTTTTAAACCACTGAGATGATGTTCttagttttatatttttctccagctagaacaatttttgctttttaaaaatctgacatgatttaaaattatttgaccCAAAACTTGCATTTGTTTggtgaatgaaaaaaatctaagtCTCAGCTTCCCCCTACCTGCCATGACTTAGGGATAAGAGCTGTGAGTCGAGGATGCAAACAGCTGTGGCCTATGCTGTAGGGTGCAAGCTTTGCTAGCGAGATAGACACATAAATTCTTATTCTGAGAATCATGTGACGATTTTGTCTTGGGCTACTTCTGTATGCAGCTATGTAACCCTCAGCTGCTATCAGTGCCTGCCCAGCTGCATTCTTGCACTGAGCTGTGGGAGCCCTGGTTTAGAGAGGTACCAAGGCTTCCAGTCATTAGGGAGGGTGAGGATTCAggcagagaagggctgagcacCTGTGATCTGGAGGATCTGTGTGGAGGCTTTGCAGCGCAGCACAAGGTGTTAAccctggctctctgcagctggactACATGTACTTTGGCAAGTTGTACACTGAGCATGAAAATAGATCCTCAAAGGGACACATCTGAATGTGTCCTGCATATTTGTGTGCTCTGACACATGCATAAAATTGCAAGGTCCTTTGACATATTTGAAAATCATTCTCTGAGGGCTTTATTAATGTCCCACAAGGCTCTAATGTGACTAAAGCTATGAAATTCCTTTCCGGGGGTAGTCTATTTCAAAAAGAACAGAAGGGTTGCTTGTGTAATATTAATAAATGGTCCAACTCAGTACCTAATAAGATTCAACTCtcttaattttagtttttagcagtctcatatttaaaattaaaagtaaaatatatttgtaacaTGCAGTCATCCAGTTGAAAGCATCTGTATTTGTCCTCAAGAAACCCCCAAGATATTGCTGAGTGAACTGTGCAGTTCATTCTCCTCTCCAAACTAAGgatggaaaaaaccaaaactcagATGGATGATATCAGGTATTATATTTGGTACATATTAGAGTTATGTTTTGTTTGGGCTTATAAACATATTTAACATAGAAATGGATCCACCCAGCAAGAAATAAGTTTATAAAGTGCTTCCATTGTTCACTTATGCTGAACGCTTCATTGACTAGCAAACACTGAGCTTGTTTtgccagagaagaaaaaaaaaagggagatgaaaagaaaaaataatggaagaaattggtatttttccaaaatatgtttttttgaAGTGCTATCTAAGATGTAAAGGGAGTATAAAAGGCATAGAAAGATGAAGGGAGTTAATGTTTTCTTTAGCACTTGTGTTCTAATGTAGCTTAATACCATTTTTAACAAGAGAGACAATTTGCTTGAATAAATTGAGAAGAATTCACCTTTTCATTGTAAGATATAATAAAGATGCCCATAGCTGTTATGAAAGCACAAATTATATATTAGAAACAAACTACTCACCAATTACATTTTTAACAAATGGATTATATTGTAAAGCTGATAGTGCATCTGTTATTTCTGAAAATCACATGTAAGAAAAAGCAAGTCTACTTTTAAATTCCAGGTCTTCTGGACCATGCCTTCTTCTAAAAAATAGAGTAATTAAGTTAATTTTCTCCATAGAatccttctttttcttgcttttgacATGACTTTGTGTCAGTTGGCTCTAACTGAACCAAAAGAAGGTTGTAGGCTTGGCAGTGAATGTCTGGAGGTTAATTCAGGCAGTAGGATGTGAGCATATAGAGAATGTAAAGGCAcatcctggcactgctgcctgtgTTTGAAGAAAATGCAGCATCTCATGGCAACCGTGTTGTAAAGCCAAAAGAAGGAAATTGGACTCACAGATTCATGAGAGCAGTAACTGGAATCTAAGAAGATAGTAATTTTCTGTAGAATGAGATGTTTTGTTGTGGTGTATCAGCATGACAGAAGGGAAGCAGAAATATATCACAAGGGACACAAGGTTTTTTTGGTAACTGGGAGCTCAGCCCAAAGGCTGACACTGGGGTGTCACTCAGCAGCTGGTGGCAGtggagctctgctccagggccaTGGGTTATGCTGGGTGTTCTCAAAGCACCAGAGGAAAGCAGAAATATCAGCAAAGAAACATGCAGTAATCCATATCTATTTTTTTACATATGTAGCTGTATATTATCTGAGAAAAAGCCATAGGGATTTGTATGCAtacataatatttttccttatatcCACCCCCATAACATTAGACCACTAGCTAAGCCTTTTGTTATTTGAATGATGATCTATGTAAACTTCTGCAATGATTAGCTGTGGCCTTTCTCCTCTGCATTGTTGTTGTATTCTTCTGCACTGAATTACcctattttaaggaaaataatggTCATCTCTCATTTTCTTGGTCAGTAAAGATAAAAGGCGATgctgaaaaaaagaagttacCTGCAGCACTGTCATTCTTCCCCATTGCATAAAAACTAAGGGGAAGTGAAcagtggggaaggggaaggtACAATGTTTAGTTAAGTAGTTATATGCAAATATTTGATTATataggaaattaaattaagacAGGTAGATTGCTTTGCACATGGGAAAAAGGAGAGATAGTCTAGAAGAAGCAATACCACAGATGAAGTACCATGCCAAAAGTGGAAAAGTGGAGATGGGATGGATAATGGAAATATCAGAAAAATGTAACATGAAATGCAGATGAAagattcttttaaaaaggaacaaaaaaaaaaataaaaaaaattgctctggTTGTGGTCTTAAGAGGTCCTTTCTACAGCAGAATGAACTGTGTTTAAACCAGGTCTGACAAGATGCTTGTCTCACCTGTTTGTGAGACCTTCCTGTGTTGTGGATGCTGAAGCTCCTTGCTTACTGCTTTCTCAGCCACTTTATTAGGCAAATTTTTGTATGAGCAATCTATATTGCCTCCCCCACAGTGACACAGCTGTCAAAGGTGTCAGTTTATCTCCCTTCTCTTTGCAGCAGCCTTTGTTGGACATGAAAACTCTTCCCATTTTACCCTTTTCTTCTAGAAATAAAACAGTCCCGCATCTTTCCTGCAACTTGTGTTTCTGAGAATGGTGATCTTTCGCACGGCTTTCTTCTGATGTTTCTAGGCTAAGCTGCTCCAACTGTTAATTAAGTGTGGTGCTGACTGCAGCACTCTCACAGagatagcaaataaaaaaggattgCTTTAGTTGCCTCACAGTCCACACGTAATCCTGCTGTCACATTTGTCTCACTCACAGCACAGACAATTCAATAGTCACATTTAGGTCATGAGTGCTTTAACAAGGGGTGTGTGGCAACAGGGACCAAGATGTAGAATGCAACACCTGGTGCTGAGCTCATGATTTGCACACCATGCACGTGTCACATTTCCACCTTGGACTAACCTTAGTCTAGCAGTACAGCCTGTGTGCCCAGTAGCAGCTGAATGCATTTGGGTCCACCCAAAACAAGTCTTCTGGCACACCTTTTGTGGTAAGGGATCTAGTTTCCTATGTTCCAAGGTAGCTCTGTAGTGTAAAGCAAAGCTTGAAAGTTATGATCTGCTTCTACATCTGAGCAGAACTGAAACACCAATGCAAATGCATCCTCTTACACCCAATCCTTTAATTATACTTCTCCCATACCACTTGCTCCATCCTTGGTTTCTGTCCTGTTTTCAGAGCTGTATTGTGCACGTGTCCCTGTTGAATAGTaccatatttttttcaaactgtAGCTTCAATTTGTCAAGATCATTCTGATTTCCAGGCTGTCCTTTAACTTGCTTGCAGCCCTTTTCAACTTTGTCAGATTGTCAGCTTCAATAACTAGAGTGTCTATTCCGGCATCCAGGCCATTTAATGAAAGGAATAGGAGCATTGCCAGGAGAAACCCCTTATATATCTGCAGTAGATGCAGTCTTCTATTTTGACAATGGTTAACTGAAAGattgaaaaatgtttcttttgctAGTTCCACAGAACTCTACCTTGTATTAGTTTAATCTAAACTGCATTTTTGTAGTTTGCTTTTGACAGTTTTTTCTAACATTTACCATACAAAAAAATTTGCTCATGTCAAATTTTGTCACTTCTGTGATTCACAAGGCCTGTTATCCTTTTATAAGAAATAATGGGGTTGGTTTGGAACTACTTATTTTTGATTAATCTATATGCCTATcatctctttctttcttattttctatttgcttCCTCTGTTTGAGAATTGTATTTAAATGGATTATTTTAAAGGGCCATAATTCTGCACCTCCTCTTTTgtcttacattaaaaaatatctgtTATTACCTTTCCAGTCTTTCAAAATTTTACCTCTTCCACAAAATTCTTAAAGACAGTATTTACAACCATGGAAATGTTTCAGTTATCACCTAAATGGTGTGAGATGAATTCCATCAGCCTTGCTGATCTCAAGTCATTTAACTCACATAAGCATGGCCTAATGTCATTCTGCTATTATTTAACAAGTATTTCCAGCTTTTCACTACTGATGTAAACCCTCCTGTCATGGTTGACCCTTCCAgtgaacaaaagcaaaatagcCATTACACAACTGGCTTTCTTGGAGTCATTAGTCAATAGTTCCCCTCAGTTGAGTGGTGGATCAATGCtctccttgatttttctttaacaGTTTATGCTTTTACAATAaactttttatatttctttttgtgcTGTGGCTTTTAAAATCATACCAACATATTGACACAATTCTATGCTTGTCCAGAGATTTTGGTTTATGTGTGTTTGAATTTGAAGTTATGAAGAACTGACAGCTCCAGCCACATGGCTCTCTTATGGCAGCCCTTGCACTGCATTGCAATCGTTATGTCTCCGCTTTTAACAGTTTATTTAAGCAGCTGCCAATCGCCTGAcctaattttcttctcaatTTGTACTTCCCATGTAACCTCACCTTCTCACCTTCAGGATCTAGTGTACTCTGCTTGTTATTCTGCTTGGGGAACAAATCCATTTTCGAGCACTTGATGTTTCTTTGTTGTCTGTGGTTGCTCCAAGCTGTGACAGCTCTGcatttccccctcttttttcacAATCTTTTATTTGGATTATATTCTTTTATCTCTCAATTCAGGGcaaaattttagaagaaaaagcaggatATAAGGActataaaaagagaaaaggccAAAGAAATTTGACCTGTTGCCATGTAAAAGAAAGGTTTATAAGTAGGTTATGGTAGGTCATGGTGTTGTCTACTGTAGGAACTAGTACCAGGATTTACAACATTGGTCCATTtatgtttctctctctctctctttttttttttttttttaaactcatgtTAAGAATTTTAACCCCAAAGGTGTACATAAGGATTATATACACAACAAATGTTATGTGATTTTAACTATAAAAATGATGGGTCAAAGGCCTTATTTTTATGCAAACGAATTATTTTTACTGCTATTTCCATGTAAATAATAGCAAGGATTCTGTTACTCTGTGCAAGTAATAGAGAGTGTTGGGGGTGGAATGGCCTTTCAGGATCAGCTTGCCATTGCTCTAGTAGAGCATTCTGGAGGCAAATAAAAGTTCTGACTTAATACATCTTGCTCATTATATAGCATGCTGAGTGTAGATTCATATGTGTGAATTCATATATGGTTATGCAGAAGTCATGACAACAGTATTGAGTGCATATTCCAGTGATTCTTTGTAGTAGACTTTGGatataaaatctgttttctagGTTCACCTGTCCATTAAAACCTTGTTTTTCATATTTGAAAAGGGCTATTCTTCTAAGATGATGAAGCGACACTTGGATTGACAGTTGGGAACTTCTTAAATTGAGTCCATTGCACAGATGAACTCTATCAGTACCTTGATATGTGGGGAAGTTAATTCTTTTCTTGGGTTCACTAACCTGCAATGTTTAACTCTGCTTGAACAGTAGTGAACCTGGGGCATCTGGGACAAGCAGTTTGGGTTCAGACTGTGCTCTCATTTTAACCACACTGCTGTTTTAACATGAAGGATTTAGCTGcttctggtggtttttttggttttttttttttttggttgttgtttgttttttttttttttgttttttttttttttgcttctataTCTCTTGTTTTCATTACAGCAAAGATGAGCTGAGCTTTGTCACATAGCATCCACGTAGATAAGCCTCTGCTAGAGACTTTTTTTCAAAGTTCTGTGTCTCCCTAGTCAGGAAACACCTGGAAGCATGCAGTTCCTTACATGGATTCAGGATGTATGTCATATGTCAAACTACGCTTACACAGTTTGAACCACTCAGGCAGGACTGAGCACAATGACAGCTCATTTCAATAACAGAGGTTCAGAGCATtctcttccaaaatattttgagaagaGGTTCCCACCACCACTACAGAGAGGATGTCCTGAGCACTGTTGGACCTGatgtaattatttatttcaattttgcTGGGCTACTGTGAGCTGAACTTGAGTTGGCATTTAAGGTTGAAATGGTGAAAATAAAGACTTGTCTCATGTCCTGCAAACCTTCCTCATGCCTCTTTGAACAGACCAAGCAGGTTCAGTCAGTTTTGCTTCCTAATGCCTCCTTGTGCTCCTAATCCCTCCCTACCTGACAAACATACATCCTTCTCAGTCATGCTTGAGCACTCCTGATAAACATGGTGCTTTGACACCATTCCAATGCTATGTACTTTTGCTGGTAGCAACAAAGAGCACTGCCTATGACCAAAGGTGCAAAAGGCAGTGGACATGGccaggattattttttaatttattttatttttttttaatatcaggccttttttttcattgtttcctTTAAATTCTATGTGCCTGTGGGTGAGCATGGTGAACTTGAAACAAATAAGTAAATGGGTACATATGTTTATTTGGATTTATACTTTTTTCTCTGATAATTCTTAGTTTCCAATACTGTCAAGTTCTCCAAAGTTAAACTTT belongs to Taeniopygia guttata chromosome 2, bTaeGut7.mat, whole genome shotgun sequence and includes:
- the STEAP4 gene encoding metalloreductase STEAP4, yielding MNKNSSNMMALAPNTSNKRETVCIFGTGDFGRALGHKMIQSGYPVVYGSRSTQISNLIPKDAEVLGHAEAAQKAAIIIIAIPRQHYNFLTPLAEVLHGKVLVDISNNLKLNQYPQSNAEHLAQLLPGSKVVKAFNTVSAWALQSGTLDASRQVFVCGDDVEAKQMVMNIVRALGLTPLDKGSLLAAQEIENYPLQLFPMWKFPIFLSLGLTAFFFFYCVLLDIIYTYIYEKNDFSFFIAITIPNRVCPVMALILLALVYLPGIFAAIIQLYRGTKYRRFPDWLDKWMLCRKQLGLIALAFASLHVLFTLVIPIRSFVRWRTSTRIISQVMNNKTEPLDHTNAWLSDSYLALGILGFFLFVLLGITSLPSVSNNVNWREFRFVQSKLGYLTLILSTAHTLVYGGKRFLSPSTYKWYLPNIYILSLIIPCAVLVVKFLLIFPCVDKPLTQIRQGWERNPKYSEQSNYIINKSAV